A single Mixta calida DNA region contains:
- a CDS encoding LytR/AlgR family response regulator transcription factor, producing the protein MKAIIVEDEFLAQQELSWMIKQHSAIEIVACFDDGLDVLKFLQHHEVDVIFLDINIPSLDGVLLAQNISKFAHRPQIVFITAWKEHAVEAFELEAFDYILKPYHESRIVSMLHKLEAHGQQQPTSETPTSRGGAQTVNLVKDERIIVTDINDIYYVEAHEKLTFVYTRREEYVMSMTIGEFCSRLPENQFFRCHRSFCVNLNKIREIEPWFNNTYLLRLRDLEFQVPVSRSKVKAFRQLMRL; encoded by the coding sequence GTGAAAGCGATCATAGTGGAAGATGAATTTCTGGCGCAGCAGGAGCTGAGCTGGATGATTAAGCAGCACAGCGCGATTGAAATTGTCGCCTGCTTCGATGACGGACTCGACGTACTGAAGTTTCTACAACATCACGAAGTGGATGTGATCTTTCTCGATATCAATATTCCGTCGCTGGATGGCGTGCTGCTGGCGCAGAACATCAGCAAATTCGCCCACCGGCCGCAGATTGTGTTTATCACCGCGTGGAAAGAGCATGCGGTGGAGGCGTTTGAGCTGGAAGCGTTCGACTATATTCTCAAGCCCTACCATGAATCGCGCATCGTCAGCATGCTGCACAAGCTGGAGGCGCACGGGCAGCAGCAGCCGACGTCCGAAACCCCGACCTCGCGCGGCGGCGCGCAGACCGTTAACCTGGTGAAGGACGAGCGCATTATCGTGACCGACATTAACGATATTTACTATGTGGAAGCGCACGAGAAGCTGACGTTTGTTTATACGCGACGGGAAGAGTATGTGATGTCGATGACGATCGGCGAATTTTGCAGCCGGCTGCCGGAAAATCAGTTCTTCCGCTGCCATCGCTCCTTTTGCGTCAACCTGAACAAGATTCGCGAGATCGAACCCTGGTTTAACAATACCTACCTTCTGCGGCTGCGCGATCTGGAGTTTCAGGTGCCGGTCAGCCGCAGCAAAGTAAAAGCCTTTCGCCAGCTGATGCGCCTGTAA
- the glk gene encoding glucokinase, with product MTKYALVGDVGGTNARLALCEVETGLISQVTTWSTSEHHSLEAVIRLFLEEQQQDVKDGCIAIACPITEDWVEMTNHDWAFSTQALKASLGFDHLEIINDFTAVSMAIPMLTENDVIQFGGGAAVKDKPIAVYGAGTGLGVAHLVHVDRRWVSLPGEGGHVDFAPNSVEEDLILQVLREELGHVSAERVLSGSGLVNLYRAIVKSDKRVPENLKPKDVSERALADSCTDCRRALSLFCVIMGRFGGNLALNLGTFGGVYIAGGIVPRFLEFFKASGFRAAFEDKGRFRDYVHDIPVYMITHDQPGLLGAGAHLRQTLGRVL from the coding sequence ATGACTAAATACGCTTTGGTGGGCGACGTTGGCGGTACCAACGCGCGCCTGGCGCTGTGTGAAGTAGAAACTGGCCTGATCTCTCAGGTAACCACCTGGTCAACATCGGAACATCACAGCCTCGAAGCGGTGATCCGCCTGTTTCTGGAAGAGCAGCAGCAAGACGTTAAGGATGGCTGCATCGCCATCGCCTGCCCGATCACCGAAGACTGGGTCGAGATGACCAACCACGACTGGGCTTTCTCCACGCAGGCGCTGAAAGCGAGCCTGGGCTTCGATCATCTGGAAATCATCAACGATTTTACCGCCGTTTCGATGGCGATCCCGATGCTGACCGAAAACGACGTGATTCAGTTCGGCGGCGGCGCGGCGGTAAAGGATAAGCCCATCGCCGTGTACGGCGCGGGCACCGGTCTCGGCGTCGCCCATCTGGTGCATGTCGATCGCCGCTGGGTCAGCCTGCCGGGCGAGGGCGGCCATGTCGACTTCGCGCCGAACAGCGTGGAAGAAGATTTAATTTTGCAGGTGCTGCGCGAAGAGCTGGGCCACGTCTCCGCCGAGCGCGTGCTGTCAGGATCGGGGCTGGTGAATCTCTACCGCGCCATCGTGAAATCTGATAAGCGCGTGCCGGAAAACCTGAAGCCGAAAGATGTTTCCGAACGCGCGCTGGCGGACAGCTGTACCGACTGCCGCCGCGCGCTGTCCCTGTTCTGCGTGATTATGGGGCGCTTCGGCGGCAACCTGGCGCTGAACCTCGGCACCTTCGGCGGCGTCTATATCGCTGGCGGAATCGTGCCGCGCTTCCTGGAGTTCTTTAAGGCCTCCGGCTTCCGCGCCGCCTTTGAAGACAAAGGCCGCTTCCGTGACTATGTGCACGATATTCCGGTCTATATGATCACGCACGATCAGCCGGGACTGTTGGGCGCAGGCGCGCATCTGCGCCAGACGCTGGGCCGCGTGCTGTAA
- a CDS encoding alpha-keto acid decarboxylase family protein has protein sequence MSALTVSDYLLQRLNEIGINHLFGVPGDFNLAFLDRVIAHPRLAWVGCANELNAAYAADGYARSQGAAALLTTFGVGELSAINGTAGSYAEYLPVIHIVGAPSQQAQRRGDLIHHSLGDGDFSHFLRMQREVTVAQAALTADNACAEIDRMITEALTQRRPGYLLLPVDVAGASVQAPRQSLAARRETDPQALAAFRAAAEKRLSSARSVSLLADFLADRFGVQQQLAHWLEAVPLPHATLLMGKGVLDEQRRGFVGTYAGEGCAQATRKAIEQADAIISVGVRFTDTITVGFSQRIDPERNIDLQPFSATVAGERFAPLAMTDAVAELQQLCQRYADRWTLACCDPAPLAQPEQPGLTQNAFWQAMQAFLQPGDLILAEQGTAAFGAAALRLPAGAKLVVQPLWGSIGYTLPATFGAQTAEPDRRVILLIGDGSAQLTVQELSSMMRDNLKPLIFLLNNEGYTVERAINGAEQRYNDIAAWNWTQLPQALSEACPAQCWRVMETVQLTEVMKLIADARRLSLVEVVLPRLDMPPLLQQVSASLHQRNSA, from the coding sequence ATGTCTGCCCTAACCGTAAGTGATTATCTGCTACAGCGACTGAATGAAATCGGTATCAATCATCTGTTTGGCGTGCCGGGCGACTTTAATCTGGCATTTCTTGATCGGGTGATCGCTCATCCCCGCCTGGCGTGGGTAGGGTGCGCCAATGAACTCAACGCCGCTTATGCCGCAGACGGCTACGCCCGCAGCCAGGGCGCTGCGGCGCTGCTGACCACGTTCGGCGTTGGCGAGCTGAGCGCCATTAACGGCACGGCAGGCAGCTATGCCGAATATCTGCCGGTGATTCATATTGTTGGCGCGCCTTCGCAGCAGGCGCAGCGACGCGGCGATTTGATTCATCATTCGCTGGGTGACGGCGATTTCAGCCACTTCCTGCGTATGCAGCGCGAGGTAACCGTGGCGCAGGCGGCGCTGACCGCTGATAACGCCTGCGCCGAAATCGACCGGATGATAACGGAAGCGCTGACGCAGCGCCGCCCCGGTTATCTGCTGCTGCCGGTAGACGTAGCCGGCGCGTCCGTGCAGGCGCCGAGGCAGTCTTTAGCCGCGCGCAGGGAAACCGATCCGCAGGCGCTGGCCGCGTTTCGCGCCGCGGCGGAAAAACGGCTTTCGTCGGCGCGCAGCGTTTCGCTGCTGGCCGATTTCCTCGCCGATCGCTTTGGCGTCCAGCAGCAGCTGGCGCACTGGCTGGAGGCGGTGCCGCTGCCGCACGCCACGCTGCTGATGGGAAAAGGGGTACTGGATGAGCAGCGACGCGGCTTTGTCGGCACCTATGCCGGCGAAGGCTGCGCTCAGGCGACGCGCAAGGCGATTGAACAGGCCGATGCGATCATCAGCGTCGGCGTACGCTTCACCGATACCATTACCGTTGGCTTCAGTCAGCGGATCGATCCTGAACGCAATATCGATTTGCAGCCTTTTAGCGCGACAGTCGCGGGCGAGCGCTTCGCACCGCTGGCGATGACGGACGCCGTCGCCGAGCTGCAACAGCTCTGTCAGCGTTATGCCGACCGCTGGACGCTGGCCTGCTGCGATCCCGCGCCGCTGGCGCAGCCGGAACAGCCGGGTCTGACGCAAAACGCCTTCTGGCAGGCGATGCAGGCCTTTCTGCAACCGGGCGATCTCATCCTGGCGGAGCAGGGCACCGCCGCCTTCGGGGCGGCGGCGCTGCGTCTGCCTGCAGGGGCGAAGCTGGTGGTGCAGCCGCTATGGGGATCTATCGGCTATACTTTGCCGGCGACCTTCGGCGCCCAGACGGCGGAGCCGGACCGGCGCGTGATCTTGCTGATTGGCGACGGCTCCGCGCAGCTGACGGTGCAGGAGTTAAGCTCAATGATGCGCGATAACCTGAAGCCGCTGATTTTTTTGTTGAATAATGAAGGCTACACCGTTGAGCGCGCCATCAACGGCGCGGAACAGCGCTATAACGATATCGCTGCCTGGAACTGGACGCAGCTGCCGCAGGCGCTGAGCGAAGCCTGCCCGGCGCAATGCTGGCGCGTAATGGAAACGGTGCAGTTGACCGAGGTGATGAAGTTGATCGCTGACGCGCGCCGTCTGTCGCTGGTGGAAGTGGTGCTGCCGCGCCTCGATATGCCGCCGCTGTTACAGCAGGTTTCCGCTTCGCTGCATCAGCGTAATTCGGCATAG
- a CDS encoding DUF2502 domain-containing protein: MKRALIIAALLASLSPFAIHTAHADGASITLAPGITLQLGDRDRHGRYWDGGRWRDGRWWHDRYEWQRGRWWRHEQWRREQWQRNRDWQRHEWRQEREWRHRERDREWRRDREWRNHERAREWRHQQWEGRRHHHD; the protein is encoded by the coding sequence ATGAAACGCGCCCTTATTATTGCCGCTTTGCTGGCAAGTTTGTCACCTTTCGCGATACACACAGCACATGCCGACGGCGCTTCCATCACCCTGGCCCCGGGCATTACTCTGCAACTGGGCGACCGCGATCGTCATGGTCGTTATTGGGACGGCGGACGCTGGCGCGACGGACGCTGGTGGCATGACCGTTACGAATGGCAACGCGGTCGCTGGTGGCGTCACGAACAGTGGCGTCGCGAGCAGTGGCAGCGCAACCGGGATTGGCAGCGCCATGAATGGCGTCAGGAGCGGGAATGGCGTCATCGTGAACGCGACCGCGAATGGCGCCGGGATCGGGAATGGCGCAATCATGAACGCGCCCGTGAATGGCGGCATCAGCAGTGGGAAGGCCGCCGCCATCATCATGATTAA
- a CDS encoding sensor histidine kinase: MLLAVFDRAALMLICLFFLTRTRHFRQLLQKDEHSRQELLAVTAIFSLFALFSTWSAVNVDGSLLNVRIIAVMSGGILFGPWVGIATGIIAGLHRFLIDIHGVSSVPCLITSIIAGVASGWINLKVAKEHRWRLGILGGMLCESLTMLLIILWARPTALGIDIVSEIAIPMILGAVSIGLIVLLVQSVEGEKEAIAARQAKLALDIANKTLPLFRHVNSDSLRKVCDIIRNDINADAVAITNKHQILAYVGYGEQHYRQGDDALSPTTRQAINYGKIIIKNNDEAWRTRDIHSMIVIPLWEKGEVTGTLKIYYRHAHRITGSLKEMAVGLSQLISTQLEVSRTEQLREMANKAELRALQSKINPHFLFNALNAISSSIRMNPDTARQLIINLSRYLRYNLELNDDEPIDIKKELYQVKDYIAIEQARFGDKLTMIYHIDEELHCTLPSLLIQPLVENAIVHGIQPCRGKGVVTLSVEDHGDRVRIAVRDTGNGISDEVIARVTRNEMPGNKIGLLNVHHRVKLLYGGGLQITQLHPGTEIAFYISKNGEKLPEKTLSLTA, translated from the coding sequence ATGCTGCTGGCGGTATTTGACCGCGCCGCCCTGATGCTGATCTGCCTCTTCTTTCTGACGCGCACGCGCCACTTCCGTCAGCTGCTGCAAAAAGATGAGCACTCGCGCCAGGAACTGCTGGCGGTGACCGCCATCTTTTCGCTGTTTGCGTTGTTCAGCACCTGGTCGGCGGTGAACGTCGACGGTTCGCTGCTGAACGTGCGCATTATCGCCGTCATGTCGGGCGGCATTCTGTTCGGCCCCTGGGTCGGCATCGCCACCGGAATTATCGCCGGACTGCACCGCTTTCTGATTGATATCCACGGCGTCTCCTCGGTTCCCTGCCTGATCACCAGCATTATCGCTGGCGTTGCGTCGGGCTGGATCAATCTCAAGGTGGCGAAGGAGCATCGCTGGCGGCTGGGGATCCTCGGCGGCATGCTGTGCGAATCTCTGACGATGCTGCTGATTATTCTCTGGGCGCGCCCAACGGCGCTCGGCATCGATATCGTCTCTGAGATCGCTATCCCGATGATCCTCGGCGCCGTCAGCATCGGCCTGATCGTACTGCTGGTGCAGAGCGTCGAAGGCGAAAAAGAGGCGATCGCCGCACGTCAGGCGAAGCTGGCGCTCGATATCGCCAATAAAACCCTGCCGCTGTTTCGTCACGTCAACAGCGATTCGCTGCGCAAGGTGTGTGACATTATCCGCAACGATATCAACGCCGATGCGGTGGCGATCACCAATAAACATCAGATCCTCGCCTATGTCGGCTACGGCGAGCAGCACTATCGTCAGGGCGACGACGCGCTGAGCCCCACCACGCGCCAGGCGATTAACTACGGCAAAATTATTATCAAAAATAACGATGAGGCTTGGCGCACGCGCGATATTCACTCAATGATCGTTATCCCGCTGTGGGAAAAAGGCGAAGTGACCGGCACGCTGAAAATCTACTATCGCCATGCGCACCGCATCACCGGGTCGCTGAAGGAGATGGCGGTCGGCCTGTCGCAGCTCATCTCGACGCAGCTGGAGGTATCGCGCACCGAGCAGCTGCGCGAGATGGCCAACAAAGCGGAACTGCGCGCGCTGCAAAGCAAAATCAACCCGCACTTTCTGTTCAACGCGCTGAACGCCATCTCCTCCTCTATCCGCATGAATCCCGATACCGCCCGTCAGCTGATTATCAATTTGTCGCGTTATCTGCGCTACAACCTGGAGCTGAACGATGACGAACCGATCGATATTAAAAAAGAGCTCTATCAGGTGAAGGACTATATTGCGATTGAGCAGGCACGCTTCGGCGACAAGCTGACGATGATTTATCATATCGACGAGGAGCTTCATTGCACCCTGCCCAGCCTGCTGATCCAGCCGCTGGTGGAGAACGCCATCGTTCACGGCATTCAGCCCTGCCGCGGCAAAGGGGTGGTGACGCTGTCGGTTGAGGATCACGGCGATCGGGTGCGCATCGCGGTGCGCGATACCGGCAACGGCATCAGCGATGAGGTGATCGCGCGCGTGACGCGCAATGAAATGCCCGGCAATAAGATCGGCCTGCTGAACGTGCATCACCGCGTTAAGCTGCTTTACGGCGGCGGATTGCAGATTACGCAGCTGCATCCCGGCACGGAAATCGCCTTTTACATCAGCAAAAACGGCGAAAAGCTGCCGGAAAAAACGCTGTCCCTGACGGCCTGA
- the mgrA gene encoding L-glyceraldehyde 3-phosphate reductase, translating into MHYQPDAARYQQMEYRRSGRSGLKLPAVSLGLWHNFGDSTRVDNSRALLRHAFDCGITHFDLANNYGPPPGSAEENFGRILREDFHGYRDELIISTKAGYTMWDGPYGDWGSRKYLVSSLDQSLKRMGLEYVDIFYHHRPDPETPLEETMMALDQVVRQGKALYAAISNYPAERAAEAIQILRDLGTPCLIHQPKYSLFERQPEGGLLDVLQREGVGCIAFSPLAGGVLTDRYLNGVPEDSRAASGSRFLSTDQLTQEKMEKVQQLNEIAQRRGQKLAQMALAWVLRQPAMTSVLIGASKTSQIDDAVQMLQQSRLSEDELQEIDALLR; encoded by the coding sequence ATGCATTATCAACCTGATGCCGCTCGCTACCAGCAGATGGAGTATCGTCGTTCTGGTCGCAGCGGTCTTAAGCTGCCCGCCGTCTCACTGGGCTTATGGCATAACTTCGGCGACAGCACGCGCGTCGATAACAGCCGCGCGCTGCTGCGTCACGCCTTTGACTGCGGCATCACCCATTTCGATCTGGCTAATAATTACGGTCCGCCGCCAGGCTCGGCGGAAGAGAATTTTGGCCGCATCCTGCGTGAGGATTTTCACGGCTATCGCGATGAACTGATTATCTCGACCAAAGCGGGCTATACCATGTGGGACGGCCCTTACGGCGACTGGGGTTCGCGGAAATATCTGGTCTCCAGCCTCGATCAGAGCCTGAAGCGCATGGGCCTGGAGTATGTCGACATTTTTTATCATCACCGTCCCGATCCGGAAACGCCGCTGGAAGAGACGATGATGGCGCTCGATCAGGTGGTGCGTCAGGGCAAAGCGCTGTACGCCGCCATTTCCAACTATCCCGCCGAGCGCGCTGCCGAGGCGATTCAGATCCTGCGCGACCTTGGCACGCCCTGCCTGATCCATCAGCCAAAATATTCGCTGTTTGAACGTCAGCCGGAAGGTGGCCTGCTGGATGTGCTGCAACGCGAAGGCGTCGGCTGCATCGCTTTTTCGCCGCTGGCCGGCGGCGTGCTGACCGATCGCTATCTGAACGGGGTGCCGGAAGATTCGCGCGCCGCCAGCGGCAGCCGTTTTCTCAGCACCGATCAGCTGACGCAGGAGAAGATGGAGAAGGTCCAGCAGCTGAACGAGATCGCCCAGCGTCGCGGTCAGAAGCTGGCGCAGATGGCGCTGGCCTGGGTGCTGCGTCAACCGGCGATGACCAGCGTGCTGATCGGCGCCAGCAAAACCAGCCAGATCGATGATGCGGTGCAGATGCTGCAACAGAGCCGCCTCAGCGAGGACGAACTGCAGGAAATCGACGCGCTGCTGCGTTAA